caggaagagagggagggagggaagaggagagcagggaggagggggaaaaacaAGACAGACGGGGAGTGAGAGGGAGGCAGACACGGGAACGGGGAAGAGACGAGAAATggggagagagtcagagagacgCCGAGGGTCAGAGAGGAAAAGCCCCAGGGAGACAGGGGCCGAGGCAAGAGGGccggagagacagacagacagacagacacatgcacacagagcAAGTCCGATGAGGTGAGGAGGGAGAATGAAACCCGAGACCTGCCCGGCCGCCGAGGCCTGAAGACGGAGCCACCTCCCGCCACGTCCCACAGGCCCCAGCACAGGCCCAGACCCCGAGCGTGGCCCCAGCCTGGGATGGCCCACCTGGCTTTTCCCCGACCACATGGAGCACTCGGGCCTGGCTCTCATCCCCGACGGGCTGTGGGGAGACAGCGGGCGTCACGGGGAGGGTGGCACGAGGGGGCCCCCGGCCTCCCCCGCTGCCCGGCACGGCGCTCACCACGTCCGGGTGGGTCTGGTTGGGCAGCCTCAGCGCCCACAGGTAGAACTGCTTCTCCAGCTGGGCCTCCTTGGGGTACAGCAGCACGAGCTGCTTCCGAATCTCCCGGCCACGTGCCCGCAGACCCTGATAGTGGGGGTCCTGGGAGCGAGACAAGCGGGTCAGCCCGGGAGAGGTGAGGGTCCCCCAGCCAGGCTGACCTCGAGCCTTGCTAGCTGAACCTTGGTGGTGGACATTCAGGGCCTCTTCTTTTGGCTCGACATCCTGAATATCCTTTTGGGAACCTCCCCTCACCACCACATGGCACGTCCATGGGGACAGATCTCAGGCTTGGCCTACTAGAACATTCCATTGCCTTGGCTACAGGGACTGGCTCAAAGACAGGCCCATGATCCAAACCGAACTCATGAGAATCAGCCCTGGGACTATGGCTGGAGCTGTCAGGGAAGTGGTCCTATTTGCACTGGACCCTGGCTCTCCTTTCCCCAAGGGGAGAAAGTTGGTCTCGGAATGATGGAAGCAGAACCAAATATGGAGCCAGGACCTGGATCCAGCTGTACCTGAAGCCAGCCTTTTTAGTTTCATGACTCAATAGAGcctggtttcttttttccttaatccTGTCTGAGTTGTGTCTTCTGTCACACACAACGGAGGAATCATGACTGACATGGCATCCttgctgcccaccccccaccgGGGACAGGACCCCACCTCCCTGTCGTACCTGCTGCACTTGACTGTTGTCCTGGTTCACCTGGCAGGAAAGAGACAGACAGGGTGATCAGGTTGATGAAgtcaggggtggggaggaggggaaaaaagagtGTGAAAGGTCACACACAGCCAGGCATCTGACTTCCTTGCTCTGCCAGGACCTGGCTGGACcctccactctgtgcctcagcttctctGTCGGTAAAGCTGGGAGGGGGCATGACAGTGTAACAGTAATCACAGCTGCGGCTCCGTTTACTGAGTGCCGCCTCACGCCTGGCTCTGTGCAAGGGGCGCTCACACCATCCTGTTTCTTCATAACCCTCTCCATGAGGTTGGCATCCACGtgaccccattttgcagatgggaaaactgaggcttggagaggcagTCTGTGAGCAGGAATCTGGAGGcctgcaaccactgatctttgaTACCCTGAACCTTCTACGACCCTGAGCAACAGGGGGAATCAGGTGACCAGGGTCAGAATGTCGGGTGCCCCCTCCTGACGCCTTAGgatccccatctgtgaaatgaggcgCTAACACGACCTCCCCAGCAGGGCTGTTGCGTGGCTCCCTTGAGACGAGCCAGCACTCACTGAACCGTGATGGAGATCAATTTTGTGGTTCTCACCGTCTCCCGCCTGGGTGGCGTGGCCCGGGCCTGGCACAGACACGGCAGGTCACCGGGAGATGTAACTGGTGTCGAGAGAGGACCTGAGTGGACCCAGGAAGAGCGGCCCGAATGCCCGGGTGTGAATCCGCCTCTCCCCTTCCCTGGTTGTGAGACGCAGGCACGTTTTAACCtctcggggcctcagtttccccagctgtcaCCTGGATTTGCGTCGCTCCCGTCTCCCAGAGTCGCGAGTAAGGAGAGCACCCAGAACAGTGGCCGGCACGCGGCGACGGCGATATAAACGCCGGCGGTTACGTTTACGATCGCCTCAGCCCTCTGCGCCAGACGCTGGCTCACCCAAGACCCTCCGCCCTCCGGCCTCCTTCCCCACGGACCCCCGACGCGGGTCACCCTCCCCGGCAGCCTGCAGCTCAGGACCGCGGGCCCAGCCGGGGTGCCTCCCGCCGATGATGGGGTGGGTGTGGGGCGCCCGGGCCCATCAGAGGGGATTCTGCTGGAAGCTTCGGGAAGGTCTCCCTGCTCCTGGAAAAGGCTCTCAAGCCAGACAGGTCCGTGTTCTGCCTCTGGCAGAGTCACAGGAGGAGACGCTGTACTACGATGACAGCCAGCCAGCTTGCACCgtgagagggaaactgaggtcaCATCAAGACAGGGAAGTGGCGGGTGCAGACGGGGGAGGAAGCTGggctggggatgctgggggagccGCTCATTCATCCACCCCAGGGATGCCCGAACCCAGATGAGCTCATGAATGTCCGCGTCCTGCAAGGTCCTTAAACTGGGTTTCCCGTCACCTGCAGCCTGAGGCATCCCGccgccagcccccacccaccTGGAAGCCCCTGCTCACCAGCAGGGCGCGCACCGCCTCAGCCACcgcccccttctcctcctccaggctccggaTCTGCTCCCGCAGCTGCCTCAGCTCCTGCCACGTCGAGATCTGCGGGCACACGGGAGGGAAAGATGTGAAGCGGCCACCGTCCCCGCCCCTTCTGGCGGAGCTCCACCCCACCGGCCACGTGGCCCAGCAGTGGCGTGAGGCAGAGACCCTCACGGGCCCCCGGGAGCCATtctctcccccccaccccagcaccagAACGCCTGACGGCTCGCTGGGCACAGCTGCCCAGAATTAAGACattccccagcctcccttgcagccacGTGTGCCCGAGATCCCCTGCGGACACGAGAGGAAGGGGTAATGTGACTCTTGGGTCACCTCCTTGAAGACAAGCCCCCATCCTGGACTTTCTCGCTCTCCCCGGACTGGACCACGGGCCCTGAGGAAAGCCGACCAGGACGACATCCTACGGGACGCGGAGCAAGAAGGTGAAAGGACTTGGGCACTGATGGGCGACATGGAGCTGAGGCCCCGCCAGGACTCACCCCTGGACTTTCACGTGAGACCCAAACAGCCTCTACCCCGGGGGGCTGTGACAGCAGCTAGCCCTGCACCCTCCAACACGGGGTCCTGGGGGGCTGGGTGAGACCCATGCCCCAGCTCTCACTGCCCAGACGCACCCACTGCCGGAGGCCCTCAGCGAGCCCATGCCCCCGGGCCAACCCTTGTCCTCTCTGGCGGCAGCTTTCCCTTCCACAAATGGTACAAACACTGTCCCACCTCCCTGGGGCTGGACACCTGAGGGGAGGGTCGGCCACATAGAGGGTTGTTCCTCACTTGGTGGCTCCCCCTGGACACTGCACACTCACCATGTGCGACAGTGACTCTAGGAAAAGCATCTCCCCCCACATCCGCTCCTCCTTCTCAGGGACAGCCCCACCCgctcccatcccctccccagaGCCCTGGGCCTCCTCCTGGCGCCACCCGCTCCAACCCGGCCAGAGTTTTCACACAATCCCTCGCCTGCCTAAAGGCACCCAGAGCTGCCCAGCGCCCCAGGAACAAGCCACGTGCCACGTTCCTCTTCACACTTTGTGCCCTAAAGAACTGTTTTTCAAGCTTTGGGATGTGACCCGTTAGTGGGTTATAAAATTACTTTAGGATCTCTAAACTAGCACTTTTaaaaactgtggtaaaatatacataaaactgaccatttttaagtgtccagttcagtgacatgaaggacattcacaatgttgtgcaaccatcatcacctcTACCTCCAGAACTCGGTCATCTTTCCCAACTGAAACTCtgccccattaaacactaactccccattccccgtTCCCCAGCCCCCGGCCCCCACCATTCCACGTCCTGTCTCTATGAACTTGCCTACTCTGGGTATCTCacctaagtggaatcatacagtatttgtcttttgtgactggcttatttcactgagcagaatgtcctcaaggttcatccaggttAGAGCAGGTGtcagactttccttcctttttaaggctgagtactattccactgtatggataccccacattttgtttacccacttATCCACTGATCgtcacttgggttacttccatcttttgtctattgtgaataatgctgccatgaacaagGGTGCACAAATATCTGCtcaagttcctgctttcaatcttttgggtatatacccagaagtgggattgctggatcatgtggtaattctatgtttaattttttgaggcaccatcatactctttttttaaaaattaacttctctgagccttcgtTTCCCCTCTgataaaatgggggaaataatggcacctacttcatagggttgttgcaaAACTTAAATAAGGCAAATATGCATAAAGCACTCGGAACAGGGGCGTCCAAGAGAGGGCTGGGCGGCTTTGAGGTTCCTGCCATCTTCAGCACCCCAGCAGGGTCTAGGAGCATGGAGACCCTTGTCCTAGTTCCCCAGCATGTAGTATTATATAAAAGCCAGCTATATTATCCTTATTATTGTTATTCACTGCCTTATTCTCAACGCCTGGATCATATTAGGTGCTCCCTACATCTGTTCAATAgaaccattcattcattaaataaccCTAGTGCAGGTCTCTACCTCTCACTCTCCAAAGGCAAGAGGCTCCCCCCATTCACATCCCTGTCCCCCATTTTCCTTGTGGCCCTAGGGTAAGCCTAGCAGGAGGTCGGAGCAGAAAGGACACTGGCACAAAGTTCCCAGCGCAGACAAGGTACCCAGCACGCTTCATAGAACAGGCGCAGAATGGCTGTCTAGACAGAAGGGTCTTAGCACTCTGGATAACTGGCACGTACGTGCGTGCCAAGCACAACACGTGGGCTAAACTTGGGAAGGAACTAAAATTCCTGCGACAAGCCCGCCCCCTGCTGGAGAGCATCTTGCACGCACACTTCGTTCGTAAAGCGAACAGCCCCTAGGCGGCCGGCGGCGCAAGCGCACTCACGATCGCGGGCAGATCTTCCGGCCGCAGCTCCCCCTTGCGGAGCTCCAGGGCGCGCGCGGCCTCTTCCGGGCATGCGCATAGCAGCTCCATGTCCACCTGAGGGAGCGCGCTGTAGCCCTCGCGCGCGTGTTCGTACAGGAGGTTCCGGTCTCGTCTCTCCGTAGCGAAACTTCTCCTTGGGCTCTGACCGCAGACACAGCCTCCCCGGGGCCGGAGGCCCCGCCCGGCCACCAAAGGCCACAAGCGCCGCGCTATGGACGCAGCCATCTTGGACAGGGGACAAGGAGTCACGCACTCCTCGTCCCGCCCACTCCGCGTTTAGACCAATTGCAAAGCAGACTTCCTGCTGGGAACGAGCCAATCACATCCTGAAGGGGTGGAGACAGTAGACCGAGATTGACTCTGGTCGCTGCCCAATCGTCGTCTTGCCCCGCCCCTTCAGTGTACGCGAGAGGCAGAACCGGCCAATCACGGCCGGGATAACCCCCGGAAGGGACTCGAGGCCGGGTTCAGCGTGTCTGCGGACTGGGCTAGGGTCGGAGAGGTCGGTGGTGTCCCCGGGTCCTCCAAACCTCCCCGGACCTCCCCtcaatttctcttttcctcctgtaTGCGGGTGGGGGCGTTTGGGTCCCCGAGAGCCTACTCAGAGCGAGGCTAACTTTACGGAGGGCCTTTGTTAGCATAAGGGGTTGTGGTTAGACTGTCAGAGGAACTTCCTTAGATTGAACCAGAAGGCCttgagaggggaatggggagaatTTGGACCTCGCCCGACTACGGccactctttcctcctcctttctgagtTTCTTATCCCCTAACGCAGGGACGCGGCAGGCGGCGGGATGTCCTGGTCCGGCCTTCTCCGTGGCCTCAACACGTTCCTAAGTTATGGTAAGTGGGAGGCTTGGCTACAGAGACGAGGCTGGATGAGGGTTATCCCCTCTGGGACTTGTGTGTCTGCCGCAGCCCCGAGGGAATCAGTTTAAAATCAGAGATGGAGACGGCGGTGGGTTTTGGCGGATCTCGGGCTGCGAGGGCAAGAGGTGGGAAGTGGTTGCATTGAGGGCTGCTATGCATCAGGTGGCTACCAGCAGTTTGGGTCAATTATTTCTAAAGCAAATAATATCAAATACCTCCCGTTGGTGAGACAGCCAAGCAACGCGTGtaagtcattcattcaactgaTATTTTTCAAGAGCAGCGTATGTGCCAGGCTGTGAAAGGGATGCTTTATTTATGAACAAACATCACATGCTTCTCATGGGCCGTGCCCTTTGGAAAGgtatctcattcatttattcactctgcAAGCCTTTATTAAGCACCTTCTCTTTGCCACTCACTTCTGTCTGTCACTGACtagtgacagagagagaaatggacCTCAGAGCCCTGGACGGGGAGTTCCAAGAGGGCATGGCCCAGGGTCATCTCAGTTACCGATGCGTCTCCATTATTGGGGCCAAGACACAGTAGGTGGCAGTGGGTGCTGGTGGAAGAGAGTGCACTTCCCTCTGAATCTTATTACGTCCTACTTCCTATCCACGAGCAAATCCTGTCCGTCTGCCTTGGAAATGTATTCCCTCCCCAACCTGCCCTTCCTCGTACTGCGCTGCAGCCATGCTGGTCTCCTTTCTGCTGGTGTGTCTGCAGACACCGGCCAGAGCAGGGCGAGCAAGGGGCGAGTGGGGAGGCGAGGTCAGAAGTCACGGGGGCTGACCGCGTGGGGCCTCAGGGGCCAGGGGAGAACCTTGGCTCTTCCGCTGAGTGAGCTGGCGCCACAGGAGGGCTCTGAGCAGGAGAGGGCCGTGACCGACCCAGGTGTCCATAGGGTCCCTCTGGCTGCGTTGGGGGGACAGACAGTAGgagcagagagacctgggagACAAAGGTGGACAGGACCAGAGTGGATGcagtggaggagggagaaaaaggtGGATTCGGATCAGTTTTGAAGGTTCAGCTGACAGCATCTGCTCACGGGGCTTGAAAGGAGGCTTagcaggaggaggcagagcagtGACACCTCCCAGGAATACCCCACAGGGTCGCTGTGAAGAGGGCGTGAGTTAATGTAGGTTCCATGCATAGAACAGGACACACGGTGAGCCTGTTGGCTTGATTATGAGGTTTAAACAGCATTAAAATTAATACCTTCCTTGCAGaataaaatgagttaattcatgtaaaatacttaaaatagaaCCTGACACGTGGTGGTTGCTCAATCCATGTTGTTGTTACTATGATCTGTGAGGACCCCCAGAGGTAGACAAATGCACCCTTGTACAGTGCTTGGAACAGTGCCTAGAACCCCAGAATCGAGTTGCTGATATTATGATCCGCTCATCGGTAGTAACCCTCCTGCGCCCTCCTGGTTGTGTTGCTCCAGGCCTCGCCCTGGCCCCCCGGCTCCAGGCCGCCCGCCCCATGGCCACCTTGAACCAGATGCACCGCAAGGGGCCTCCGAAGCGGCCGCCCCCGACTCTGGGCCCCACGGAGGGCCGGCCGCAGCTGAAGGGCGTGGTCCTGCGCACGTTCATCCGCAAGCCCAAGAAGCCCAACTCGGCCAACCGCAAGTGCTGCCGGGTGCGGCTCAGCACGGGCCGCGAGGCCGTCTGCTTCATCCCCGGCGAGGGCCACAGCCTGCAGGAGCACCACGTCGTGCTGGTGCAGGGCGGCCGCACCCAGGACCTGCCCGGCGTCAAGCTCACCGTCGTGCGCGGCAAGTACGACTGCGGCCACGTGCAGAAGAAGAAGTGACGGCTGGGGCGCGGGCTGGCCTTCATGCAGAGCCAGAACCTGCCtgtctgggctcctgcaggaccctGGGGAGCTGGGCCAGCTCTGAAGGCAGCTGgtcctgggttcgaatcctgggcccACCTCTTCCCTCGAAACCACCGTTAGCCCATAGGGGTCCTGGGTGTGGATTGGAAAAAGGCGCTTCTGCCAACACGCTTGGCTTCCATGGATGAGTGTTGGCGCCAGAGACCTTTCCTGCTGGGACAGGACACGGCACTGCCACCTGCTGGGAAGGACTTGCAATAAACACAGACCCCCCCACGGTTGTTATAAACCCGTTCTGGTAGTGTTCGCCCTCTGTGTGGTCTCGGCAACTgacagcccctctgggcctcagtttcctcctccaggaagtagTTCTGCCCGGTGCATGCCCTGGG
This genomic window from Diceros bicornis minor isolate mBicDic1 chromosome 34, mDicBic1.mat.cur, whole genome shotgun sequence contains:
- the MRPS12 gene encoding small ribosomal subunit protein uS12m, producing the protein MSWSGLLRGLNTFLSYGLALAPRLQAARPMATLNQMHRKGPPKRPPPTLGPTEGRPQLKGVVLRTFIRKPKKPNSANRKCCRVRLSTGREAVCFIPGEGHSLQEHHVVLVQGGRTQDLPGVKLTVVRGKYDCGHVQKKK